The following are from one region of the Syngnathus acus chromosome 19, fSynAcu1.2, whole genome shotgun sequence genome:
- the LOC119138285 gene encoding brain-specific angiogenesis inhibitor 1-associated protein 2-like isoform X6, which translates to MEQFNPCLKNFVAMGKSYEKALTREVLLQMAEVHRRIQIQLEEMLKSFHNELLTELEKKVQMDARYLNAALKKYQTEHRSKGESLEKCQNELKKLRRKSQSGKTLAKHGGDKDVQMSGTVLEAGAKTLVGAPQLAALRSGGGGPQRLMEGGAEHYQQWSESQVAAGAAAALPRGKTSYSNTLPIRKAAPAGSKTSLAEPRTLPRSSSMAAGLEKKERGGRTARVRALFSHAAGDNGTLLSFQQGDAVTLLVPEARDGWHYGENEKTRMRGWFPFSYTRVISEDDGDDRLPFHSFHPGRSCSTGNLLDRDTGAVVTFADHHVRPSARRPRPYGLTVQAQPAAEQYDLAFRFAGSASEVKLISTV; encoded by the exons ATGGAGCAGTTCAACCCGTGCCTGAAGAACTTTGTGGCCATGGGCAAAAGCTACGAGAAAGCGCTGACCA GGGAGGTCCTCTTGCAGATGGCCGAAGTGCACCGGCGGATCCAGATCCAGCTGGAGGAGATG CTCAAGTCGTTTCACAACGAGCTGCTGACCGAGCTGGAGAAGAAAGTGCAGATGGACGCTCGCTACCTCAAC GCGGCGCTCAAGAAGTACCAGACGGAGCACAGGAGCAAAGGGGAGAGTTTGGAAAAGTGCCAGAACGAACTCAAGAAGCTGCGGCGCAAAAGTCAGAGTGGAAAGACGCTCGCCAAGCATGGCGGCGACAAGGATGTGCAG ATGAGCGGCACCGTGCTGGAGGCGGGCGCCAAAACATTGGTCGGAGCTCCACAACTGGCGGCGCTccgaagcggcggcggcggcccacAG AGGTTGATGGAAGGCGGCGCCGAACACTACCAGCAGTGGTCTGAGTCCCAAGTAGCAgcgggggcggcggcggccctgCCCCGTGGCAAGACGTCCTACTCCAACACGCTGCCCATACGCAAGGCAGCGCCCGCCGGTAGCAAGACCTCGCTGG CGGAGCCTCGCACGCTGCCGCGCTCCAGCTCGATGGCGGCGGGCCTGGAGAAGAAGGAGCGAGGCGGGCGGACGGCGCGGGTGCGGGCCCTCTTCTCGCACGCGGCCGGCGACAACGGCACGCTGCTCAGCTTCCAGCAAGGCGACGCCGTCACGCTGCTGGTGCCCGAGGCCCGTGACGGCTGGCACTACGGCGAGAACGAGAAGACGCGCAT GCGGGGCTGGTTTCCCTTCTCGTACACGCGTGTCATCTCAGAGGACGACGGCGATGACCGACTGCCTTTTCACAG CTTCCATCCCGGGCGGAGCTGCAGCACGGGAAACCTTCTGGACAGAGACACCGGCGCCGTCGTCACCTTCGCCGACCACCACGTCCGCCCGTCGGCCAGGCGGCCGCGCCCCTACGGCCTCACCGTGCAg GCGCAGCCAGCGGCGGAGCAGTACGATCTGGCGTTCCGTTTCGCCGGCAG tgcTTCGGAAGTCAAACTCATTTCCACAGTGTGA
- the LOC119138285 gene encoding brain-specific angiogenesis inhibitor 1-associated protein 2-like isoform X3, translated as MEQFNPCLKNFVAMGKSYEKALTSVTSAAKGYFHALMQMGEVAGDSRGAKELEDTAWEVLLQMAEVHRRIQIQLEEMLKSFHNELLTELEKKVQMDARYLNAALKKYQTEHRSKGESLEKCQNELKKLRRKSQSGKTLAKHGGDKDVQMSGTVLEAGAKTLVGAPQLAALRSGGGGPQRLMEGGAEHYQQWSESQVAAGAAAALPRGKTSYSNTLPIRKAAPAGSKTSLAEPRTLPRSSSMAAGLEKKERGGRTARVRALFSHAAGDNGTLLSFQQGDAVTLLVPEARDGWHYGENEKTRMRGWFPFSYTRVISEDDGDDRLPFHSFHPGRSCSTGNLLDRDTGAVVTFADHHVRPSARRPRPYGLTVQAQPAAEQYDLAFRFAGSASEVKLISTV; from the exons ATGGAGCAGTTCAACCCGTGCCTGAAGAACTTTGTGGCCATGGGCAAAAGCTACGAGAAAGCGCTGACCA GTGTCACGTCCGCGGCAAAGGGCTACTTCCACGCTCTGATGCAGATGGGTGAGGTGGCCGGCGACAGCCGAGGCGCCAAGGAGCTCG AAGACACAGCAT GGGAGGTCCTCTTGCAGATGGCCGAAGTGCACCGGCGGATCCAGATCCAGCTGGAGGAGATG CTCAAGTCGTTTCACAACGAGCTGCTGACCGAGCTGGAGAAGAAAGTGCAGATGGACGCTCGCTACCTCAAC GCGGCGCTCAAGAAGTACCAGACGGAGCACAGGAGCAAAGGGGAGAGTTTGGAAAAGTGCCAGAACGAACTCAAGAAGCTGCGGCGCAAAAGTCAGAGTGGAAAGACGCTCGCCAAGCATGGCGGCGACAAGGATGTGCAG ATGAGCGGCACCGTGCTGGAGGCGGGCGCCAAAACATTGGTCGGAGCTCCACAACTGGCGGCGCTccgaagcggcggcggcggcccacAG AGGTTGATGGAAGGCGGCGCCGAACACTACCAGCAGTGGTCTGAGTCCCAAGTAGCAgcgggggcggcggcggccctgCCCCGTGGCAAGACGTCCTACTCCAACACGCTGCCCATACGCAAGGCAGCGCCCGCCGGTAGCAAGACCTCGCTGG CGGAGCCTCGCACGCTGCCGCGCTCCAGCTCGATGGCGGCGGGCCTGGAGAAGAAGGAGCGAGGCGGGCGGACGGCGCGGGTGCGGGCCCTCTTCTCGCACGCGGCCGGCGACAACGGCACGCTGCTCAGCTTCCAGCAAGGCGACGCCGTCACGCTGCTGGTGCCCGAGGCCCGTGACGGCTGGCACTACGGCGAGAACGAGAAGACGCGCAT GCGGGGCTGGTTTCCCTTCTCGTACACGCGTGTCATCTCAGAGGACGACGGCGATGACCGACTGCCTTTTCACAG CTTCCATCCCGGGCGGAGCTGCAGCACGGGAAACCTTCTGGACAGAGACACCGGCGCCGTCGTCACCTTCGCCGACCACCACGTCCGCCCGTCGGCCAGGCGGCCGCGCCCCTACGGCCTCACCGTGCAg GCGCAGCCAGCGGCGGAGCAGTACGATCTGGCGTTCCGTTTCGCCGGCAG tgcTTCGGAAGTCAAACTCATTTCCACAGTGTGA
- the LOC119138285 gene encoding brain-specific angiogenesis inhibitor 1-associated protein 2-like isoform X4, with protein MQTYVSPANMSRTDEVHRITENVYKSIMEQFNPCLKNFVAMGKSYEKALTKDTAWEVLLQMAEVHRRIQIQLEEMLKSFHNELLTELEKKVQMDARYLNAALKKYQTEHRSKGESLEKCQNELKKLRRKSQSGKTLAKHGGDKDVQMSGTVLEAGAKTLVGAPQLAALRSGGGGPQRLMEGGAEHYQQWSESQVAAGAAAALPRGKTSYSNTLPIRKAAPAGSKTSLAEPRTLPRSSSMAAGLEKKERGGRTARVRALFSHAAGDNGTLLSFQQGDAVTLLVPEARDGWHYGENEKTRMRGWFPFSYTRVISEDDGDDRLPFHSFHPGRSCSTGNLLDRDTGAVVTFADHHVRPSARRPRPYGLTVQAQPAAEQYDLAFRFAGSASEVKLISTV; from the exons ATGCAGACATACGTCTCGCCAGCAAACATGTCGAGAACCGACGAAGTCCACCGGATCACCGAGAACGTCTACAAG TCCATCATGGAGCAGTTCAACCCGTGCCTGAAGAACTTTGTGGCCATGGGCAAAAGCTACGAGAAAGCGCTGACCA AAGACACAGCAT GGGAGGTCCTCTTGCAGATGGCCGAAGTGCACCGGCGGATCCAGATCCAGCTGGAGGAGATG CTCAAGTCGTTTCACAACGAGCTGCTGACCGAGCTGGAGAAGAAAGTGCAGATGGACGCTCGCTACCTCAAC GCGGCGCTCAAGAAGTACCAGACGGAGCACAGGAGCAAAGGGGAGAGTTTGGAAAAGTGCCAGAACGAACTCAAGAAGCTGCGGCGCAAAAGTCAGAGTGGAAAGACGCTCGCCAAGCATGGCGGCGACAAGGATGTGCAG ATGAGCGGCACCGTGCTGGAGGCGGGCGCCAAAACATTGGTCGGAGCTCCACAACTGGCGGCGCTccgaagcggcggcggcggcccacAG AGGTTGATGGAAGGCGGCGCCGAACACTACCAGCAGTGGTCTGAGTCCCAAGTAGCAgcgggggcggcggcggccctgCCCCGTGGCAAGACGTCCTACTCCAACACGCTGCCCATACGCAAGGCAGCGCCCGCCGGTAGCAAGACCTCGCTGG CGGAGCCTCGCACGCTGCCGCGCTCCAGCTCGATGGCGGCGGGCCTGGAGAAGAAGGAGCGAGGCGGGCGGACGGCGCGGGTGCGGGCCCTCTTCTCGCACGCGGCCGGCGACAACGGCACGCTGCTCAGCTTCCAGCAAGGCGACGCCGTCACGCTGCTGGTGCCCGAGGCCCGTGACGGCTGGCACTACGGCGAGAACGAGAAGACGCGCAT GCGGGGCTGGTTTCCCTTCTCGTACACGCGTGTCATCTCAGAGGACGACGGCGATGACCGACTGCCTTTTCACAG CTTCCATCCCGGGCGGAGCTGCAGCACGGGAAACCTTCTGGACAGAGACACCGGCGCCGTCGTCACCTTCGCCGACCACCACGTCCGCCCGTCGGCCAGGCGGCCGCGCCCCTACGGCCTCACCGTGCAg GCGCAGCCAGCGGCGGAGCAGTACGATCTGGCGTTCCGTTTCGCCGGCAG tgcTTCGGAAGTCAAACTCATTTCCACAGTGTGA
- the LOC119138285 gene encoding brain-specific angiogenesis inhibitor 1-associated protein 2-like isoform X1, with the protein MQTYVSPANMSRTDEVHRITENVYKSIMEQFNPCLKNFVAMGKSYEKALTSVTSAAKGYFHALMQMGEVAGDSRGAKELEDTAWEVLLQMAEVHRRIQIQLEEMLKSFHNELLTELEKKVQMDARYLNAALKKYQTEHRSKGESLEKCQNELKKLRRKSQSGKTLAKHGGDKDVQMSGTVLEAGAKTLVGAPQLAALRSGGGGPQRLMEGGAEHYQQWSESQVAAGAAAALPRGKTSYSNTLPIRKAAPAGSKTSLAEPRTLPRSSSMAAGLEKKERGGRTARVRALFSHAAGDNGTLLSFQQGDAVTLLVPEARDGWHYGENEKTRMRGWFPFSYTRVISEDDGDDRLPFHSFHPGRSCSTGNLLDRDTGAVVTFADHHVRPSARRPRPYGLTVQAQPAAEQYDLAFRFAGSASEVKLISTV; encoded by the exons ATGCAGACATACGTCTCGCCAGCAAACATGTCGAGAACCGACGAAGTCCACCGGATCACCGAGAACGTCTACAAG TCCATCATGGAGCAGTTCAACCCGTGCCTGAAGAACTTTGTGGCCATGGGCAAAAGCTACGAGAAAGCGCTGACCA GTGTCACGTCCGCGGCAAAGGGCTACTTCCACGCTCTGATGCAGATGGGTGAGGTGGCCGGCGACAGCCGAGGCGCCAAGGAGCTCG AAGACACAGCAT GGGAGGTCCTCTTGCAGATGGCCGAAGTGCACCGGCGGATCCAGATCCAGCTGGAGGAGATG CTCAAGTCGTTTCACAACGAGCTGCTGACCGAGCTGGAGAAGAAAGTGCAGATGGACGCTCGCTACCTCAAC GCGGCGCTCAAGAAGTACCAGACGGAGCACAGGAGCAAAGGGGAGAGTTTGGAAAAGTGCCAGAACGAACTCAAGAAGCTGCGGCGCAAAAGTCAGAGTGGAAAGACGCTCGCCAAGCATGGCGGCGACAAGGATGTGCAG ATGAGCGGCACCGTGCTGGAGGCGGGCGCCAAAACATTGGTCGGAGCTCCACAACTGGCGGCGCTccgaagcggcggcggcggcccacAG AGGTTGATGGAAGGCGGCGCCGAACACTACCAGCAGTGGTCTGAGTCCCAAGTAGCAgcgggggcggcggcggccctgCCCCGTGGCAAGACGTCCTACTCCAACACGCTGCCCATACGCAAGGCAGCGCCCGCCGGTAGCAAGACCTCGCTGG CGGAGCCTCGCACGCTGCCGCGCTCCAGCTCGATGGCGGCGGGCCTGGAGAAGAAGGAGCGAGGCGGGCGGACGGCGCGGGTGCGGGCCCTCTTCTCGCACGCGGCCGGCGACAACGGCACGCTGCTCAGCTTCCAGCAAGGCGACGCCGTCACGCTGCTGGTGCCCGAGGCCCGTGACGGCTGGCACTACGGCGAGAACGAGAAGACGCGCAT GCGGGGCTGGTTTCCCTTCTCGTACACGCGTGTCATCTCAGAGGACGACGGCGATGACCGACTGCCTTTTCACAG CTTCCATCCCGGGCGGAGCTGCAGCACGGGAAACCTTCTGGACAGAGACACCGGCGCCGTCGTCACCTTCGCCGACCACCACGTCCGCCCGTCGGCCAGGCGGCCGCGCCCCTACGGCCTCACCGTGCAg GCGCAGCCAGCGGCGGAGCAGTACGATCTGGCGTTCCGTTTCGCCGGCAG tgcTTCGGAAGTCAAACTCATTTCCACAGTGTGA
- the LOC119138285 gene encoding brain-specific angiogenesis inhibitor 1-associated protein 2-like isoform X2, producing the protein MQTYVSPANMSRTDEVHRITENVYKSIMEQFNPCLKNFVAMGKSYEKALTSVTSAAKGYFHALMQMGEVAGDSRGAKELGEVLLQMAEVHRRIQIQLEEMLKSFHNELLTELEKKVQMDARYLNAALKKYQTEHRSKGESLEKCQNELKKLRRKSQSGKTLAKHGGDKDVQMSGTVLEAGAKTLVGAPQLAALRSGGGGPQRLMEGGAEHYQQWSESQVAAGAAAALPRGKTSYSNTLPIRKAAPAGSKTSLAEPRTLPRSSSMAAGLEKKERGGRTARVRALFSHAAGDNGTLLSFQQGDAVTLLVPEARDGWHYGENEKTRMRGWFPFSYTRVISEDDGDDRLPFHSFHPGRSCSTGNLLDRDTGAVVTFADHHVRPSARRPRPYGLTVQAQPAAEQYDLAFRFAGSASEVKLISTV; encoded by the exons ATGCAGACATACGTCTCGCCAGCAAACATGTCGAGAACCGACGAAGTCCACCGGATCACCGAGAACGTCTACAAG TCCATCATGGAGCAGTTCAACCCGTGCCTGAAGAACTTTGTGGCCATGGGCAAAAGCTACGAGAAAGCGCTGACCA GTGTCACGTCCGCGGCAAAGGGCTACTTCCACGCTCTGATGCAGATGGGTGAGGTGGCCGGCGACAGCCGAGGCGCCAAGGAGCTCG GGGAGGTCCTCTTGCAGATGGCCGAAGTGCACCGGCGGATCCAGATCCAGCTGGAGGAGATG CTCAAGTCGTTTCACAACGAGCTGCTGACCGAGCTGGAGAAGAAAGTGCAGATGGACGCTCGCTACCTCAAC GCGGCGCTCAAGAAGTACCAGACGGAGCACAGGAGCAAAGGGGAGAGTTTGGAAAAGTGCCAGAACGAACTCAAGAAGCTGCGGCGCAAAAGTCAGAGTGGAAAGACGCTCGCCAAGCATGGCGGCGACAAGGATGTGCAG ATGAGCGGCACCGTGCTGGAGGCGGGCGCCAAAACATTGGTCGGAGCTCCACAACTGGCGGCGCTccgaagcggcggcggcggcccacAG AGGTTGATGGAAGGCGGCGCCGAACACTACCAGCAGTGGTCTGAGTCCCAAGTAGCAgcgggggcggcggcggccctgCCCCGTGGCAAGACGTCCTACTCCAACACGCTGCCCATACGCAAGGCAGCGCCCGCCGGTAGCAAGACCTCGCTGG CGGAGCCTCGCACGCTGCCGCGCTCCAGCTCGATGGCGGCGGGCCTGGAGAAGAAGGAGCGAGGCGGGCGGACGGCGCGGGTGCGGGCCCTCTTCTCGCACGCGGCCGGCGACAACGGCACGCTGCTCAGCTTCCAGCAAGGCGACGCCGTCACGCTGCTGGTGCCCGAGGCCCGTGACGGCTGGCACTACGGCGAGAACGAGAAGACGCGCAT GCGGGGCTGGTTTCCCTTCTCGTACACGCGTGTCATCTCAGAGGACGACGGCGATGACCGACTGCCTTTTCACAG CTTCCATCCCGGGCGGAGCTGCAGCACGGGAAACCTTCTGGACAGAGACACCGGCGCCGTCGTCACCTTCGCCGACCACCACGTCCGCCCGTCGGCCAGGCGGCCGCGCCCCTACGGCCTCACCGTGCAg GCGCAGCCAGCGGCGGAGCAGTACGATCTGGCGTTCCGTTTCGCCGGCAG tgcTTCGGAAGTCAAACTCATTTCCACAGTGTGA
- the LOC119138285 gene encoding brain-specific angiogenesis inhibitor 1-associated protein 2-like isoform X5, with the protein MQTYVSPANMSRTDEVHRITENVYKSIMEQFNPCLKNFVAMGKSYEKALTREVLLQMAEVHRRIQIQLEEMLKSFHNELLTELEKKVQMDARYLNAALKKYQTEHRSKGESLEKCQNELKKLRRKSQSGKTLAKHGGDKDVQMSGTVLEAGAKTLVGAPQLAALRSGGGGPQRLMEGGAEHYQQWSESQVAAGAAAALPRGKTSYSNTLPIRKAAPAGSKTSLAEPRTLPRSSSMAAGLEKKERGGRTARVRALFSHAAGDNGTLLSFQQGDAVTLLVPEARDGWHYGENEKTRMRGWFPFSYTRVISEDDGDDRLPFHSFHPGRSCSTGNLLDRDTGAVVTFADHHVRPSARRPRPYGLTVQAQPAAEQYDLAFRFAGSASEVKLISTV; encoded by the exons ATGCAGACATACGTCTCGCCAGCAAACATGTCGAGAACCGACGAAGTCCACCGGATCACCGAGAACGTCTACAAG TCCATCATGGAGCAGTTCAACCCGTGCCTGAAGAACTTTGTGGCCATGGGCAAAAGCTACGAGAAAGCGCTGACCA GGGAGGTCCTCTTGCAGATGGCCGAAGTGCACCGGCGGATCCAGATCCAGCTGGAGGAGATG CTCAAGTCGTTTCACAACGAGCTGCTGACCGAGCTGGAGAAGAAAGTGCAGATGGACGCTCGCTACCTCAAC GCGGCGCTCAAGAAGTACCAGACGGAGCACAGGAGCAAAGGGGAGAGTTTGGAAAAGTGCCAGAACGAACTCAAGAAGCTGCGGCGCAAAAGTCAGAGTGGAAAGACGCTCGCCAAGCATGGCGGCGACAAGGATGTGCAG ATGAGCGGCACCGTGCTGGAGGCGGGCGCCAAAACATTGGTCGGAGCTCCACAACTGGCGGCGCTccgaagcggcggcggcggcccacAG AGGTTGATGGAAGGCGGCGCCGAACACTACCAGCAGTGGTCTGAGTCCCAAGTAGCAgcgggggcggcggcggccctgCCCCGTGGCAAGACGTCCTACTCCAACACGCTGCCCATACGCAAGGCAGCGCCCGCCGGTAGCAAGACCTCGCTGG CGGAGCCTCGCACGCTGCCGCGCTCCAGCTCGATGGCGGCGGGCCTGGAGAAGAAGGAGCGAGGCGGGCGGACGGCGCGGGTGCGGGCCCTCTTCTCGCACGCGGCCGGCGACAACGGCACGCTGCTCAGCTTCCAGCAAGGCGACGCCGTCACGCTGCTGGTGCCCGAGGCCCGTGACGGCTGGCACTACGGCGAGAACGAGAAGACGCGCAT GCGGGGCTGGTTTCCCTTCTCGTACACGCGTGTCATCTCAGAGGACGACGGCGATGACCGACTGCCTTTTCACAG CTTCCATCCCGGGCGGAGCTGCAGCACGGGAAACCTTCTGGACAGAGACACCGGCGCCGTCGTCACCTTCGCCGACCACCACGTCCGCCCGTCGGCCAGGCGGCCGCGCCCCTACGGCCTCACCGTGCAg GCGCAGCCAGCGGCGGAGCAGTACGATCTGGCGTTCCGTTTCGCCGGCAG tgcTTCGGAAGTCAAACTCATTTCCACAGTGTGA